Part of the Streptomyces sp. NBC_01460 genome, CAGCGACACACCGCTCCCGAAAAACCTGGTCGCGATCGGCGAAGTGGGCCTCGCCGGGGAGGTCAGAAGGGTGACGGGTGTCCAGAGGAGGCTCGCGGAGGCGTACCGTCTCGGGTTCAAGCACGCCCTGGTCCCGAGGGACCCGGGACAGGTCCCGGCCGGTATGAAGGTCACGGAAGTGGCCGACATGGGCGACGCCCTGAGAGTCCTCCCCCGCCGGTCTCGGCCGGACGGACCACAGGAGGACGGCGCACGCCGGTAGACTTTGCCCTGGTCTCGCCCGCCCGTACGAACGGTATGAGGGACGCAAGGGCACCGCAAACCTGTGACCGGAGGAGTGCAGTGGCAGCCAACGACCGGGCAGCATCGCCCGGAAAGTCCGGCCAAGGCACCGGTAACGAGGCGCTGATGCGCGCCTCGTTGAGCGCGGTCGCGCCCGGAACGGCCCTCCGCGACGGACTGGAGCGCATCCTCCGCGGCAACACCGGCGGCCTGATCGTCCTCGGCATGGACAGGACCGTCGAATCCATGTGTACCGGCGGTTTCGTCCTCGACGTGGAGTTCACCGCGACGCGCCTGCGCGAACTGTGCAAGCTGGACGGCGCGATGATCCTCGACAAGGACATGACCAAGATCCTCCGGGCCGGCGTGCAGCTGGTCCCGGACGCCTCCATCCCCACCGAGGAGACGGGCACCCGTCACCGCACGGCGGACCGGGTGTCCAAGGCCTGCGGCTTCCCGGTGGTCTCGGTCTCCCAGTCGATGCGGCTGATCGCGCTGTACGTGCACGGGGAGCGGCGGGTCCTGGAGGAGTCCTCCGCGATCCTGTCCCGCGCCAATCAGGCGCTCGCCACCCTGGAGCGGTACAAGCTCAGGCTGGACGAGGTCGCCGGCACCCTCTCCGCGCTGGAGATCGAGGACCTGGTGACGGTCCGGGACGTGACGGCGGTCTCCCAGCGGCTGGAGATGGTGCGCAGGATCGCGACCGAGATCGCCGAGTACGTGGTGGAGCTGGGTACCGACGGCCGGCTCCTGTCGCTCCAGCTGGACGAGCTGATCGCCGGTGTCGAGCCGGAGCGGGAGCTGGTCGTACGCGACTACGTGCCCGAGCCGACCGCGAAGCGTTCCCGCACGGTGGCCGAGGCGCTGGCCGAGCTGGACACGCTCACCCACACCGAGCTGCTCGAAC contains:
- the disA gene encoding DNA integrity scanning diadenylate cyclase DisA, which encodes MAANDRAASPGKSGQGTGNEALMRASLSAVAPGTALRDGLERILRGNTGGLIVLGMDRTVESMCTGGFVLDVEFTATRLRELCKLDGAMILDKDMTKILRAGVQLVPDASIPTEETGTRHRTADRVSKACGFPVVSVSQSMRLIALYVHGERRVLEESSAILSRANQALATLERYKLRLDEVAGTLSALEIEDLVTVRDVTAVSQRLEMVRRIATEIAEYVVELGTDGRLLSLQLDELIAGVEPERELVVRDYVPEPTAKRSRTVAEALAELDTLTHTELLELPVVARALGYSGSPETLDSAVSPRGFRLLAKVPRLPGAIIERLVEHFGGLQKLLAASVDDLQAVDGVGEARARSVREGLSRLAESSILERYV